The following coding sequences are from one Eublepharis macularius isolate TG4126 chromosome 19, MPM_Emac_v1.0, whole genome shotgun sequence window:
- the S1PR2 gene encoding sphingosine 1-phosphate receptor 2, with amino-acid sequence MGSFYKDYFNSCKILEHYNYTKDKLEKGGVPSLGPITVVIIVFCCFIILENLLVLVSVWRNKKFHSAMYIFIGNLAFSDLLAGAAFIANVVLSGPATFLLTPLQWFVREGTAFATLAASVFSLLAIAIERHVAITKVKVYSSDKNCRMVLLIGACWVISAIVGGLPVLGWNCMNNLEACSTVLPLYSKRYVFFVVTIFTLILLSIVVLYVRIYRIVRSSHAEMAGSQTMALLRTVTFVLGAFIVCWLPAFIVLLIDALCPRKSCTILYQSKYFFAFATLNSAINPLIYTLRSKDMRKEFLRVLCCWGMMGQGKPAERCMIPLRSSSSLERCSPKQDLTTAPFMKERSTFV; translated from the coding sequence ATGGGGAGCTTCTACAAGGACTACTTCAACTCCTGCAAAATCTTGGAGCACTACAATTACACCAAGGACAAGCTGGAGAAAGGCGGGGTCCCTTCACTGGGGCCCATCACGGTCGTCATCATCGtgttttgctgttttattatCCTGGAGAACCTGCTGGTACTCGTGTCTGTCTGGAGGAACAAGAAGTTCCATTCGGCCATGTACATCTTCATTGGCAACCTGGCCTTCTCGGACCTTTTGGCTGGCGCCGCCTTCATTGCCAACGTGGTGCTGTCAGGCCCGGCGACCTTCCTCCTCACCCCGCTGCAGTGGTTTGTGCGGGAGGGGACGGCCTTTGCCACCTTGGCAGCCTCTGTCTTCAGCCTGTTGGCCATCGCCATCGAGAGGCATGTGGCCATCACCAAAGTGAAGGTCTACAGCAGCGACAAGAACTGCCGGATGGTGCTCCTGATCGGGGCGTGCTGGGTCATCTCGGCCATCGTCGGGGGGCTGCCCGTTCTGGGTTGGAACTGCATGAATAACCTCGAGGCGTGCTCCACTGTCCTGCCGCTCTACTCCAAGCGCTACGTCTTCTTTGTGGTCACCATCTTCACCCTCATTCTTTTGTCCATCGTGGTCCTTTATGTCCGGATCTACCGCATTGTCCGTTCCAGCCATGCCGAGATGGCCGGATCCCAGACTATGGCCTTACTGAGGACTGTGACCTTCGTCCTGGGGGCCTTCATTGTGTGTTGGCTGCCGGCCTTCATCGTCCTCTTGATAGATGCTTTGTGTCCCAGGAAGTCATGCACCATCCTTTACCAGTCAAAGTATTTCTTTGCCTTTGCCACCCTCAATTCCGCCATCAACCCCCTCATCTACACCCTCCGCAGCAAGGACATGCGGAAGGAGTTCCTCCGAGTGCTCTGCTGTTGGGGCATGATGGGGCAGGGCAAACCCGCGGAACGCTGCATGATCCCGCTGCGCAGCTCCAGCTCCCTGGAACGGTGCAGCCCCAAACAGGACCTCACCACTGCTCCTTTCATGAAGGAACGTTCCACTTTTGTTTGA